Proteins encoded by one window of Dyella humicola:
- the hemE gene encoding uroporphyrinogen decarboxylase → MLEPLKNDRFLRALRREVTDTTPIWVMRQAGRYLPEYRATRARAGSFMALAQNPELACEVTLQPLERFELDAAILFSDILTIPDAMGLGLSFAQGEGPQFAHPVRSKADIDKLGVPDMEGELGYAMDAVRLIRRELHGRVPLIGFSGSPWTLACYMVEGHGSRDFATLKAMCWNEPALAHQLLDTLARSVAAYLIAQAAAGAQALMVFDTWGGLLGPAAFREFSLRYMAQVMDALKADPHSRELPVILFSKGAGQHLSQLADTGCAGLGVDWTMDMADARQAVAGRVALQGNLDPAVLRASPDIIRREARRVLDSYGNHPGHVFNLGHGITPEVDPEHVKVLVDEVHAYGRQLRG, encoded by the coding sequence ATGTTAGAACCCCTGAAGAACGACCGCTTCCTGCGCGCCCTGCGCCGTGAGGTCACCGACACCACGCCCATCTGGGTCATGCGCCAAGCCGGCCGTTACCTGCCCGAATACCGCGCCACCCGCGCGCGCGCCGGCAGTTTCATGGCGCTGGCGCAGAATCCGGAACTGGCTTGCGAAGTGACGCTGCAGCCGCTGGAGCGGTTCGAACTGGATGCGGCCATCCTGTTCTCCGACATCCTCACCATCCCCGACGCCATGGGTCTTGGCCTGAGCTTCGCCCAGGGCGAAGGTCCGCAGTTCGCGCACCCCGTACGCAGCAAGGCCGACATCGACAAGCTCGGCGTGCCTGACATGGAAGGCGAGCTGGGCTATGCGATGGACGCCGTGCGCCTGATCCGCCGCGAGCTGCACGGCCGCGTGCCGCTGATCGGCTTTTCCGGCAGCCCGTGGACGCTGGCCTGCTACATGGTCGAGGGCCATGGTTCGCGCGATTTCGCCACGCTGAAGGCCATGTGCTGGAACGAGCCGGCCCTGGCCCACCAGTTACTGGATACGCTGGCCCGGTCCGTCGCCGCCTACCTGATCGCCCAGGCCGCCGCTGGCGCGCAGGCGCTGATGGTGTTCGATACCTGGGGTGGCCTGCTCGGCCCGGCCGCGTTCCGCGAGTTTTCCCTGCGCTACATGGCCCAGGTGATGGACGCGCTGAAGGCCGATCCGCACAGCCGCGAGCTGCCGGTGATCCTGTTCTCCAAGGGCGCCGGCCAGCACCTGTCCCAGCTGGCCGACACCGGTTGCGCCGGCCTGGGCGTGGACTGGACCATGGACATGGCCGATGCCCGCCAGGCCGTCGCCGGCCGCGTGGCCCTGCAAGGCAACCTCGACCCCGCCGTGCTGCGCGCCAGCCCCGACATCATCCGCCGCGAAGCCCGCCGGGTGCTGGATAGTTACGGCAACCACCCCGGCCATGTCTTCAACCTGGGCCACGGCATCACCCCGGAAGTGGACCCCGAGCACGTCAAGGTCCTGGTGGACGAAGTCCACGCCTACGGCCGTCAACTGCGCGGTTGA
- a CDS encoding WGR domain-containing protein, giving the protein MRLYLQAMPDASQAPRYVQIAIEQDLLGGWTLYRESGVQGGKATLKREQFLERDDAIAAFEKARDAQLKRGFRVMFSQGLEGPYGH; this is encoded by the coding sequence ATGCGTCTCTACCTGCAAGCCATGCCCGATGCCAGCCAGGCGCCGCGCTATGTCCAGATTGCGATTGAGCAGGACTTGCTTGGTGGCTGGACGCTTTACCGCGAATCCGGTGTCCAGGGCGGCAAGGCCACACTCAAACGCGAGCAGTTTCTCGAACGCGACGACGCCATCGCCGCCTTCGAGAAGGCCCGCGATGCGCAACTCAAGCGCGGTTTCCGCGTGATGTTCAGCCAGGGGCTGGAAGGCCCGTACGGACACTGA
- the aroB gene encoding 3-dehydroquinate synthase produces MTTHTDSHLRTINVALGTRSYPVWIGPGLLADHARWRTALRGRHALVISNTTVAPLYLDRVAEGLDGLRWSSFQLDDGEAHKTFANVGRALEALAQLGATRDACVVALGGGVVGDLAGFSAACWMRGIDFIQMPTTLLAMVDSSVGGKTGVNLPAGKNLVGAFHQPRAVVADTSTLATLPDREYRAGLAEVVKGAAIGDPAFFAWLEQHAAALNAREPAPLIEAIARKVTYKAGVVARDETEQGERALLNLGHTFGHALETAGKYSVLLHGEGVAIGMLLAAQLSERLGMSEAVDTTRLHQLLTTLGLPTAIPAGMDPDQLLALMRLDKKNLAGTLRLILWRGVGRAEIIGGVDEKAVLAVLESATR; encoded by the coding sequence ATGACCACACACACCGACAGCCACCTTCGCACCATCAACGTCGCGCTCGGCACGCGCAGTTATCCCGTCTGGATAGGCCCGGGCCTGCTGGCCGACCACGCGCGCTGGCGGACCGCCTTGCGCGGACGACATGCACTGGTGATCAGCAACACGACGGTGGCGCCGCTCTATCTCGATCGCGTGGCCGAAGGGCTGGATGGCCTGCGCTGGTCATCGTTCCAGCTTGACGATGGCGAGGCCCACAAGACGTTTGCGAATGTCGGCCGCGCTCTGGAAGCGCTGGCCCAGCTGGGCGCCACGCGCGACGCCTGCGTGGTCGCGCTGGGTGGCGGCGTGGTGGGCGATCTGGCCGGCTTCAGCGCCGCCTGCTGGATGCGCGGCATCGACTTTATCCAGATGCCAACCACCTTGCTCGCCATGGTCGACTCCTCGGTGGGCGGCAAGACGGGCGTCAACCTTCCCGCCGGCAAGAACCTAGTCGGCGCCTTCCACCAACCACGCGCCGTCGTGGCCGACACCAGCACGCTGGCCACGCTGCCGGACCGCGAATATCGCGCCGGTCTCGCCGAGGTCGTGAAAGGCGCTGCGATCGGCGACCCGGCTTTCTTCGCCTGGCTTGAGCAACACGCGGCCGCGCTCAATGCGCGCGAACCGGCGCCGCTGATCGAAGCCATCGCGCGCAAGGTGACCTACAAAGCCGGGGTGGTGGCGCGCGACGAAACCGAACAGGGTGAGCGTGCCTTGCTCAATCTCGGCCACACGTTTGGCCACGCGCTGGAAACGGCCGGCAAGTACAGCGTGCTGCTGCACGGCGAAGGCGTCGCCATCGGCATGCTGCTGGCGGCACAGTTGTCCGAGCGGCTAGGCATGAGTGAGGCGGTCGACACCACTCGTCTGCACCAACTGCTCACCACCCTCGGCCTGCCCACCGCGATTCCGGCTGGCATGGATCCGGACCAGCTGCTGGCCTTGATGCGGCTGGACAAGAAGAACCTCGCCGGCACTTTGCGCTTGATTCTTTGGCGAGGTGTTGGTCGTGCCGAGATCATCGGCGGCGTGGACGAGAAAGCAGTATTGGCGGTATTGGAATCGGCCACCCGCTGA
- a CDS encoding shikimate kinase, with amino-acid sequence MNPSCNLFIVGPTGAGKTSIGRRLAEHYGLSFVDLDQEIERQCGVPVSTVFEIEGEAGFRRRESQLLEECSRRRGVLLATGAGAVLDPANRRLLAERGYVLWMQATLELQLERLSQDRQRPLLAGSDRATRLEAMAQQRTHLYQEIADLVIPGAHEHVHAASARSILLIDPSWHRQHAA; translated from the coding sequence ATGAATCCATCGTGCAACCTGTTTATCGTCGGACCGACCGGCGCCGGCAAGACGTCCATTGGACGTCGGCTTGCCGAGCATTATGGTCTGAGCTTCGTCGATCTCGACCAGGAAATCGAACGCCAGTGTGGCGTACCGGTGAGCACCGTCTTCGAGATCGAGGGCGAGGCCGGCTTCCGACGGCGCGAAAGCCAGCTGCTCGAGGAGTGCAGCCGTCGGCGCGGCGTACTGCTGGCCACGGGCGCGGGTGCTGTACTGGACCCGGCGAACCGCCGCCTGCTGGCCGAGCGCGGTTACGTGCTGTGGATGCAAGCCACGCTCGAACTGCAACTGGAACGCCTGTCGCAGGACCGCCAGCGTCCCCTGCTCGCCGGCAGCGATCGCGCCACGCGACTGGAGGCCATGGCCCAACAGCGCACGCATCTCTATCAGGAAATTGCCGACCTGGTGATTCCAGGCGCACACGAGCACGTACACGCTGCCAGCGCGCGCAGCATCCTCTTGATCGACCCATCCTGGCATCGCCAGCACGCCGCATGA
- a CDS encoding NAD-dependent epimerase/dehydratase family protein produces the protein MSGRVLIAGCGDVGLRVAKLLLARGDQVWALRRRRSLPDGSGIQWLQGDLTQPETLRDLPDGITQLVYLPTPDARDRAAYHAVFVDGLRHLLAALDGDTLERALFVSSSAVYGEHGDGWVDEHTPPDPPGFNGKVLLEAEQWLAAQPVPSIVLRLAGLYGPDRLELVERLRAGAVRVPRKVPHWANRIHVDDAAAAIVHLLSLREPMSLYLGVDDTPLPLAVLYDHLARVAGAALPGEGAAPSGVGSKRLSNARLRSSGFVPQWPDARDGYVALLRHAG, from the coding sequence TTGAGCGGGCGCGTACTGATTGCCGGTTGCGGCGATGTCGGCCTGCGCGTGGCGAAGCTATTGCTGGCGCGTGGCGACCAGGTATGGGCCTTGCGCCGCCGTAGGTCCCTGCCTGATGGCAGCGGCATTCAATGGCTGCAGGGTGACCTTACCCAGCCGGAAACATTGCGCGACTTGCCCGATGGGATCACCCAGCTGGTCTACTTGCCGACGCCTGATGCGCGCGACCGGGCTGCTTATCACGCCGTCTTCGTGGATGGATTGCGCCATCTCCTGGCGGCGCTCGACGGCGACACGCTCGAGCGCGCGCTGTTCGTGTCATCCAGCGCCGTTTATGGCGAGCATGGCGATGGATGGGTGGACGAGCACACGCCACCCGATCCGCCGGGCTTCAATGGCAAGGTGTTGCTGGAGGCCGAGCAATGGCTGGCGGCGCAGCCGGTGCCGTCGATCGTGTTGCGGCTTGCCGGCTTGTATGGCCCGGACCGCCTCGAACTCGTCGAGCGCCTGCGCGCCGGCGCGGTGCGTGTGCCGCGCAAGGTACCGCACTGGGCCAATCGCATCCACGTTGACGATGCCGCGGCGGCCATTGTGCATCTCTTGAGCTTGCGTGAGCCGATGTCGCTCTACCTCGGTGTCGATGACACGCCGCTGCCACTTGCTGTGCTTTACGACCACCTCGCGCGAGTGGCCGGTGCGGCGCTTCCTGGCGAGGGTGCGGCACCGTCTGGCGTAGGCAGCAAGCGCCTCAGCAATGCGCGGCTGCGTTCCAGTGGTTTCGTACCCCAGTGGCCCGATGCACGCGACGGCTACGTTGCGCTGCTACGACATGCGGGTTAA
- a CDS encoding YbjQ family protein, with the protein MPGKIQPHMVSTSHELPGYRIVRPMGIVRGITVRSRSVIGNLGAALQTLVGGNISIYTELCEHAREEAFELMLRHAAEHGANAVIAMRYDANDVAEGVTEVLAYGTAVMAEPLG; encoded by the coding sequence ATGCCCGGCAAGATCCAGCCCCACATGGTCAGCACCAGCCACGAACTGCCCGGCTATCGCATCGTTCGCCCGATGGGCATCGTGCGCGGCATCACCGTGCGTTCGCGCAGCGTCATCGGCAATCTCGGTGCTGCGCTGCAGACGCTGGTGGGTGGCAATATCTCGATCTATACGGAGTTGTGCGAACACGCCCGCGAAGAGGCGTTCGAGCTGATGCTGCGCCACGCTGCCGAGCATGGTGCCAACGCGGTGATCGCGATGCGTTACGACGCCAACGATGTGGCCGAGGGCGTCACCGAAGTGCTCGCCTATGGCACCGCCGTGATGGCGGAGCCATTAGGCTGA
- a CDS encoding kinase — translation MSPDASTQNSTLAGHLLDQYAGRIARARRTYLLGLSGLQGSGKSTLAREMKLQAESRGWPTEVLSLDDFYYSRSEREVLAQQIHPLLRTRGVPGTHEIELLLSVLAALPQASEKWPVDYPRFDKGRDTRVTPSRWPRVTRPPKLVVLEGWALGVRPQLQAALEEPVNSLERDEDPDGRWRHWVNKQLRAYQPLWRKLDALIVLQAPNWEVVRKWRSEQEEELLARHAPLAMDAETMLRFLAHFERLSRHALTTLPALADTSVEYDAHRHVLALNHS, via the coding sequence ATGTCACCAGATGCTAGCACGCAGAATTCGACCCTGGCGGGACACCTGCTCGACCAGTACGCCGGTCGCATCGCCCGCGCCCGCCGCACGTACCTGTTGGGCCTGTCCGGCCTGCAGGGCAGCGGCAAGAGCACGCTTGCCCGGGAAATGAAGCTCCAGGCGGAATCGCGCGGCTGGCCGACCGAAGTGCTCTCCCTGGATGATTTCTACTACTCGCGCAGCGAGCGGGAAGTGCTGGCGCAGCAGATCCACCCATTACTGCGCACCCGGGGCGTGCCCGGTACGCACGAGATCGAGCTGCTGCTGTCGGTGCTGGCCGCGTTGCCCCAGGCATCGGAAAAATGGCCGGTGGACTACCCCCGCTTCGACAAGGGGCGTGACACCCGTGTAACACCTTCGCGCTGGCCGCGTGTCACCCGGCCGCCGAAGCTGGTGGTCCTGGAAGGCTGGGCGCTGGGAGTGCGCCCGCAGCTTCAGGCCGCACTGGAAGAACCCGTCAATAGCCTGGAGCGCGACGAAGACCCGGATGGTCGCTGGCGCCACTGGGTCAACAAGCAGCTGCGCGCCTACCAGCCGCTATGGCGCAAGCTGGATGCCCTGATCGTGCTGCAGGCGCCGAACTGGGAAGTGGTGCGCAAGTGGCGCAGCGAGCAGGAAGAGGAATTACTGGCGCGCCATGCCCCCTTGGCCATGGATGCCGAGACGATGCTGCGCTTCCTCGCCCATTTCGAACGTCTGAGCCGGCACGCCCTGACCACCCTGCCCGCGCTGGCCGATACCTCGGTGGAATACGACGCCCATCGCCATGTGCTCGCGCTCAACCACAGTTGA
- the pdxH gene encoding pyridoxamine 5'-phosphate oxidase produces the protein MLKPEILDTFLQLLDEAAAGGDPEPTAMNLATVDAAGRVSSRIVLLKGADERGFRFYTNYESDKGSQLDAHAQVALCFHWKQLREVVQVRVEGVARKLLAEESDAYFASRPRASQLGAWASLQSQTLPDRDTFEQRFKRYEHEFEGRDVPRPPHWGGYVVEPDMVEFWYGAEFRLHDRVRWSRHGQTWTHRLLYP, from the coding sequence ATGTTGAAACCAGAGATTCTTGACACCTTCCTGCAACTGTTGGACGAGGCCGCGGCGGGAGGCGATCCCGAGCCTACGGCCATGAATTTGGCGACGGTCGATGCGGCCGGGCGGGTGAGTTCGCGCATCGTGCTGCTCAAGGGGGCCGACGAGCGCGGTTTCCGCTTCTATACCAACTACGAGAGCGACAAGGGCAGCCAGCTCGATGCGCATGCCCAGGTGGCCCTGTGCTTCCATTGGAAGCAGCTGCGGGAGGTGGTGCAGGTTCGCGTCGAAGGCGTGGCGCGCAAGCTGCTGGCGGAGGAGTCGGATGCCTATTTCGCCTCCCGCCCGCGGGCCAGTCAGCTCGGCGCCTGGGCCTCGCTGCAGTCGCAGACCTTGCCCGATCGCGACACCTTCGAGCAGCGCTTCAAGCGCTACGAGCATGAATTCGAAGGCCGCGACGTGCCCCGTCCCCCGCATTGGGGCGGCTACGTGGTGGAACCGGACATGGTGGAATTCTGGTACGGCGCGGAGTTCCGGCTGCACGACCGCGTGCGCTGGAGTCGCCATGGCCAGACCTGGACGCATCGTCTGCTCTATCCTTGA
- a CDS encoding secondary thiamine-phosphate synthase enzyme YjbQ: protein MRAAPADHVAQNGFVVHSRGRGFTEITDRIGDVVTASGVHTGVANIFSLHTSCSLLISENADPTVRDDLERWLARAVPDGDAIFRHDEEGPDDMPAHVRAILTGVSLVVPVHAGKLQLGMWQGIYLWEHRLDPHQRKITVTVLGH from the coding sequence ATGCGCGCAGCGCCCGCTGACCACGTTGCCCAGAATGGCTTTGTCGTGCACTCGCGCGGCCGCGGCTTCACCGAGATCACCGACAGGATTGGTGACGTGGTGACCGCCAGTGGCGTGCACACGGGCGTTGCCAACATCTTCAGCCTGCACACCAGCTGCTCGTTATTGATCAGCGAGAACGCCGACCCGACCGTACGCGATGATCTGGAACGCTGGCTGGCGCGCGCCGTGCCCGATGGCGACGCCATCTTCCGGCACGATGAGGAAGGGCCGGACGATATGCCGGCCCACGTGCGCGCCATCCTCACCGGTGTCAGCCTGGTGGTGCCGGTGCATGCGGGCAAGTTGCAGCTGGGTATGTGGCAGGGCATCTATCTTTGGGAACACCGGCTTGATCCGCATCAGCGCAAGATCACGGTGACCGTGCTGGGACATTGA
- a CDS encoding cobalamin-binding protein has translation MADHYPQRIVCMTEEPTEVLYALGEEHRIVGISGFTVRPPRARKEKPKVSAFTSAKISEILKLEPDLAIGFSDIQADIARDLVKAGVEVWISNHRSVDGILAYIRRLGAMVGATDKADAYARQAERHIEAIRTAAAQFKRRPRVYFEEWDDPLITGIRWVAELIRIAGGDDVFPQMAGESLAKHRILGDQGEVVRQAPDIILGSWCGKRFRPERVAARDGWDAIPAVRHGDIYEIKSPIILQPGPAALFDGLSAMHKIFADWVKRQEG, from the coding sequence ATGGCCGATCATTACCCTCAGCGCATCGTCTGCATGACCGAAGAGCCGACCGAGGTGCTTTATGCACTCGGTGAGGAACACCGCATCGTCGGCATTTCCGGCTTCACCGTGCGACCGCCGCGGGCGCGCAAGGAGAAGCCGAAGGTCTCGGCCTTCACCAGCGCCAAGATCAGCGAGATCCTCAAGCTGGAACCGGATCTGGCGATCGGCTTCTCCGACATCCAGGCCGATATCGCGCGCGACCTGGTCAAGGCCGGTGTGGAAGTGTGGATCAGCAACCACCGCAGCGTAGACGGCATCCTTGCGTATATCCGACGTCTTGGTGCGATGGTGGGCGCGACCGACAAGGCCGACGCCTATGCGCGGCAGGCGGAACGCCATATCGAGGCGATCCGTACGGCGGCGGCGCAGTTCAAGCGTCGGCCGCGGGTGTATTTCGAGGAATGGGACGATCCGCTAATTACCGGCATCCGCTGGGTGGCCGAGCTGATTCGCATCGCGGGCGGCGACGATGTGTTTCCGCAGATGGCGGGCGAGTCGCTGGCCAAGCATCGCATCCTGGGAGATCAGGGCGAGGTCGTGCGGCAGGCACCGGACATCATTCTTGGCTCGTGGTGCGGCAAACGTTTTCGTCCCGAGCGTGTCGCTGCGCGCGATGGCTGGGATGCGATTCCGGCCGTTCGCCATGGAGACATTTATGAGATCAAGTCACCGATCATTCTGCAGCCGGGGCCGGCGGCGTTGTTTGATGGATTGAGCGCCATGCATAAGATTTTTGCGGATTGGGTGAAGCGGCAGGAAGGATAG
- a CDS encoding M13 family metallopeptidase has translation MKVTSHSLRLCALALSMAAAWLPCAQAADTAPKATAPSAPAAAKRDVVASNIDASVNPGDDFFAFANGAWLKSNPIPAQESMWGIGQVVQDELYAKLRKISETAAAQKNAAMGSDEQKVGDFWTTAMDQALADKLGLSPLKAEFARIDAVHDLNSALDEGFALQPLGVDAFFDVGVSQDEKKSDVMAVHLGQGGLGLPERDYYFNKEPGVAKARAAYVEHLHRIFRLLGAEDAAARKSATEVMAFETALAKVSRPLADLRDPEKNYHKMAPADFTGKLTPSIAWTERLKAWKLSPETLIVGQPEFFGGLQALLGKTPVPVLRDYLRVHLADTYAPYLSQDLDNEHFDFYSRVLSGQQEQKPRWKRALNAQDTALGMILGRIYVRDYFPEATKQRYRAMVEAIRTTYGERIDQLDWMSPATKAKAHEKLAAVTKKVGYPDKWKDYSALSIGRESYAQNMMNASRWTFNDMLSKYGKPVDRAEWEMHPQTYNAYYNPSNNEIVLPAAIFIIPGFLDNQIDDAVVYGYAAASTIGHEITHGFDDQGRQFDAAGNLKDWWTKQDAERFNQRATVMVKQFNAYEPLPGLHINGEASLGENIADFGGLLIGLDAFKKTEQFKKGEKIGGYTPLQRYFLGYALAWMSQEREELLRRSLLSDVHAPAKWRVNGPLSNIPEFYEAFDVKQGQPMWRPEAQRVRIW, from the coding sequence ATGAAAGTGACTTCGCATTCCCTCCGCCTGTGCGCCCTCGCCCTGAGCATGGCCGCCGCCTGGCTACCCTGCGCACAGGCCGCCGACACAGCGCCCAAAGCGACGGCGCCTTCAGCCCCAGCAGCGGCAAAACGGGACGTGGTAGCGTCGAATATCGACGCATCGGTCAACCCTGGCGATGACTTTTTCGCGTTCGCCAACGGCGCATGGTTGAAGAGCAACCCGATCCCGGCACAGGAATCGATGTGGGGCATCGGCCAGGTCGTGCAGGACGAGCTCTACGCCAAGCTGCGCAAGATCAGCGAAACCGCGGCCGCGCAAAAGAACGCTGCGATGGGCAGCGATGAGCAAAAGGTGGGCGACTTCTGGACCACGGCGATGGACCAGGCCCTGGCCGACAAGCTCGGCCTCAGCCCGCTCAAGGCCGAATTCGCACGCATCGATGCGGTGCATGACCTGAACTCTGCACTGGACGAAGGCTTCGCGCTGCAACCGCTGGGCGTCGACGCCTTCTTCGATGTCGGCGTGTCGCAGGATGAGAAGAAGAGCGATGTGATGGCCGTGCATCTGGGCCAGGGTGGCCTGGGCCTGCCAGAGCGCGATTACTACTTCAACAAAGAACCGGGTGTCGCCAAGGCACGCGCCGCCTATGTGGAGCACCTGCACCGCATATTCCGCCTGCTCGGCGCCGAGGATGCCGCGGCGCGCAAAAGCGCGACCGAGGTGATGGCGTTCGAAACCGCGCTGGCCAAGGTGTCGCGTCCACTGGCCGATCTGCGCGACCCCGAAAAGAACTACCACAAGATGGCGCCCGCCGACTTCACCGGCAAACTCACGCCGTCCATCGCCTGGACTGAGCGCCTGAAGGCGTGGAAGCTGTCGCCGGAAACGCTCATCGTCGGGCAGCCTGAATTCTTCGGTGGACTGCAGGCCTTGCTGGGGAAGACGCCGGTGCCGGTACTGCGTGACTACTTGCGCGTGCATCTGGCTGATACGTATGCGCCCTACCTGAGCCAGGACCTCGATAACGAGCATTTCGATTTCTACAGTCGCGTGCTGTCGGGGCAGCAGGAGCAAAAGCCGCGCTGGAAGCGTGCGCTCAATGCGCAGGACACGGCCCTGGGCATGATCCTGGGCCGCATCTATGTAAGGGACTATTTTCCTGAGGCCACCAAGCAGCGCTACCGCGCCATGGTGGAGGCTATTCGCACGACCTACGGCGAGCGCATCGACCAGCTCGACTGGATGAGTCCCGCGACCAAGGCCAAGGCGCACGAAAAGCTGGCAGCGGTGACCAAGAAGGTCGGCTATCCGGACAAATGGAAAGACTATTCCGCGCTCAGCATCGGTCGCGAGTCGTATGCGCAGAATATGATGAACGCCAGTCGCTGGACGTTCAACGACATGCTGTCGAAGTATGGCAAGCCGGTCGACCGCGCCGAGTGGGAGATGCACCCGCAAACCTATAACGCCTACTACAACCCGTCCAACAACGAGATCGTGCTGCCTGCGGCGATCTTCATCATCCCGGGCTTTCTCGACAACCAGATCGATGATGCGGTGGTCTATGGCTATGCGGCCGCTTCGACCATCGGGCATGAAATCACCCACGGCTTCGACGACCAGGGTCGCCAGTTCGACGCTGCCGGTAATCTGAAAGATTGGTGGACCAAGCAGGATGCAGAGCGCTTCAACCAACGCGCCACCGTCATGGTGAAGCAGTTCAACGCCTACGAACCGCTGCCCGGCCTGCATATCAACGGCGAGGCCAGCCTGGGTGAGAACATCGCCGATTTCGGCGGCCTTTTGATCGGCCTCGATGCGTTCAAGAAGACCGAGCAATTCAAGAAGGGCGAGAAGATCGGCGGCTATACCCCGCTGCAACGCTACTTCCTCGGCTATGCGCTGGCGTGGATGTCGCAGGAACGCGAGGAATTGCTGCGCCGATCGCTACTGAGCGACGTACATGCGCCAGCCAAGTGGCGCGTCAACGGCCCGCTGTCGAATATCCCGGAATTCTACGAAGCGTTCGATGTAAAGCAGGGGCAACCGATGTGGCGACCGGAAGCGCAGCGCGTTCGTATCTGGTGA
- a CDS encoding YggT family protein, with translation MSYLVNALSFLLELAFGAAAALFALRLLAEASRADFHNPLSQFVYRTTNPILAPIRKLVPNWRRINIAALLLIWLLMLLKRVLLFALLGAFPHVLGLVLLSVADTLDFILMFYVVLIFIWSLMSLFQVEHYHPVYRLAGSLVDPLLRPLRGKLVAGGLDFAPWAVMIVLILARLLLVSPLADFGGRLALGL, from the coding sequence GTGAGTTATCTCGTCAACGCCCTTTCCTTCCTGCTCGAACTCGCTTTTGGCGCCGCCGCAGCCTTGTTCGCCCTGCGCCTGCTGGCCGAAGCCAGTCGCGCGGACTTCCACAATCCGCTGAGCCAATTCGTCTACCGCACCACCAATCCCATCCTGGCGCCGATCCGCAAGCTGGTGCCGAACTGGCGCCGAATCAATATTGCCGCCCTGCTGCTGATCTGGCTGTTGATGTTGCTCAAGCGCGTGCTGCTGTTTGCGCTGCTCGGCGCGTTCCCGCATGTGCTTGGCCTGGTGCTGCTGTCGGTCGCCGATACGCTCGACTTCATCCTGATGTTCTACGTGGTGCTGATCTTCATCTGGTCGCTGATGAGCCTGTTCCAGGTCGAGCATTACCACCCGGTATATCGATTGGCCGGCAGCTTGGTCGATCCGCTGCTGCGCCCACTGCGCGGCAAGCTGGTGGCGGGTGGCCTCGACTTCGCCCCCTGGGCCGTGATGATCGTGCTGATCCTGGCGCGTCTGCTGCTGGTATCGCCACTGGCCGACTTCGGCGGCCGACTGGCTCTCGGGCTCTAA
- the proC gene encoding pyrroline-5-carboxylate reductase, protein MTRIAFIGGGNMARSLIGGLLKTGIPASSISVAEPRAEARQELGRDFGVACYGENRLAAAEANVLILAVKPQIMPAVHAELQDTLHRQRPLLISIAAGVRIDQLERWFGHTLPIVRCMPNTPALIGAGATGLCANRRVSPEQRAQAQHIMDAVGLTRWIDDEALMDTVTAIAGSSPAYFFALVEALEDTAFAQGMPRDVARALAAQACLGAGRMLTESGEDPGELRQRVTSPHGTTQAALESFAADHFHSIVARAVAAATRRGAELAASLDPTP, encoded by the coding sequence ATGACACGTATTGCTTTCATCGGTGGCGGCAACATGGCGCGCAGCCTGATCGGCGGCCTGCTCAAGACCGGCATCCCTGCCTCCTCCATCAGCGTGGCCGAGCCCCGGGCCGAGGCACGCCAGGAGCTGGGGCGGGACTTCGGCGTGGCCTGTTATGGCGAGAACCGCCTGGCCGCGGCCGAGGCGAATGTGCTGATCCTGGCGGTGAAGCCGCAGATCATGCCGGCGGTCCATGCCGAGCTGCAGGACACCTTGCATCGCCAACGCCCGCTGCTGATCTCGATCGCCGCCGGCGTGCGCATCGACCAGCTGGAACGCTGGTTTGGCCATACGCTGCCCATCGTGCGCTGCATGCCCAATACCCCGGCGCTGATCGGCGCGGGCGCCACCGGGCTTTGCGCCAACCGGCGGGTGAGCCCGGAACAACGTGCACAGGCCCAGCACATCATGGATGCCGTCGGCCTCACCCGCTGGATCGACGACGAGGCGTTGATGGATACCGTCACCGCCATTGCCGGCTCCAGCCCGGCCTATTTCTTCGCCCTGGTGGAAGCACTGGAAGATACCGCCTTTGCGCAGGGCATGCCGCGCGACGTCGCCCGCGCCCTCGCCGCCCAGGCCTGCCTGGGTGCCGGCCGCATGCTGACCGAGAGCGGCGAGGATCCAGGCGAACTGCGCCAGCGCGTCACCTCGCCTCATGGCACCACGCAAGCGGCTCTGGAAAGCTTCGCCGCCGATCACTTTCATTCCATCGTGGCCCGCGCCGTGGCTGCCGCCACGCGCCGCGGCGCTGAACTGGCCGCCAGTCTGGACCCGACACCGTGA